One stretch of Qipengyuania gelatinilytica DNA includes these proteins:
- the ftsH gene encoding ATP-dependent zinc metalloprotease FtsH produces MRDENENQSPEPDGNGPNPWIKSLMVWGGVFLGLLLVVSLFGGGSQPAGTPLLYSDFKDKVAEGQIASVVISDETIVGKTTAGEAFSTIPVRNDPKLTELLEENGVQYSGKEADNGNMLIYALIQILPFLLILGIAFFALRQVQKGGGAGGAMGFGKSKAKMLTEKQGRVTFDDVAGIDEAREELEEIVEFLKDPQRFSKLGGTIPKGALLVGSPGTGKTLLARAIAGEAGVPFFTISGSDFVEMFVGVGASRVRDMFEQAKKNAPCILFIDEIDAVGRSRGHGLGNSNDEREQTLNQLLVEMDGFEANEGIIIIAATNRPDVLDPALLRPGRFDRQVVVPIPDIDGREKILAVHMKKVPLAPDVNPRTIARGTPGFSGADLANLVNEAALLAARRKKRLVAMQEFEDAKDKVMMGAERKSMVMDEDEKKMTAYHEAGHALVSLNEPASDPIHKATIIPRGRALGMVMRLPERDNYSYHRDKMHANLAVAMGGRVAEEIIFGHDKVSSGASGDIQYATDLAKNMVTKWGMSDKLGPLMYEESQEGYLGMGQTARTMAGAETNKMIDAEIKELVEGGLKRAQEVLTAQEDKLHLLAQALLEYETLTGEEIDRLMKDGKIDRPDEPKGPVAVRPAGSSTVPKAGKKFGGSGDGAPAGA; encoded by the coding sequence ATGCGTGACGAAAACGAAAACCAGTCGCCCGAGCCCGATGGCAACGGCCCCAACCCGTGGATCAAGAGCCTCATGGTATGGGGCGGCGTCTTCCTCGGCCTGCTGCTGGTGGTTTCGCTGTTCGGCGGCGGCAGCCAGCCGGCTGGTACTCCGCTGCTCTATTCCGATTTCAAGGACAAGGTTGCCGAAGGTCAGATCGCATCGGTGGTAATTTCCGACGAGACCATCGTCGGCAAGACGACCGCTGGCGAAGCGTTCAGCACGATCCCTGTCCGCAACGATCCCAAGCTGACCGAGTTGCTGGAAGAAAACGGCGTCCAGTATTCAGGCAAGGAAGCCGATAACGGCAACATGCTGATCTATGCGCTGATCCAGATCCTGCCGTTCCTGCTGATCCTCGGCATCGCCTTTTTCGCCCTGCGACAGGTCCAGAAGGGCGGCGGTGCGGGCGGCGCGATGGGCTTCGGCAAGTCCAAGGCCAAGATGCTCACCGAAAAGCAGGGCCGCGTCACCTTCGACGATGTCGCCGGCATCGACGAGGCGCGCGAGGAACTGGAAGAGATCGTCGAGTTCCTGAAGGATCCGCAACGCTTCTCCAAGCTTGGCGGCACCATCCCCAAGGGTGCGCTGCTGGTCGGTTCGCCCGGTACCGGCAAGACGCTGCTCGCACGCGCCATCGCGGGCGAAGCGGGCGTGCCTTTCTTCACCATTTCGGGTTCGGACTTCGTCGAAATGTTCGTCGGCGTGGGCGCAAGCCGCGTGCGCGACATGTTCGAACAGGCCAAGAAGAATGCACCGTGCATCCTCTTCATTGATGAAATCGACGCCGTCGGTCGCAGCCGTGGCCATGGCCTCGGCAATTCGAACGACGAGCGCGAGCAGACGCTGAACCAGCTGCTGGTCGAGATGGACGGCTTCGAAGCCAATGAAGGCATCATCATCATCGCGGCGACCAACCGCCCCGACGTGCTCGACCCCGCGCTGCTGCGCCCGGGCCGTTTCGACCGCCAGGTCGTGGTGCCGATCCCCGATATCGACGGCCGCGAGAAGATCCTTGCCGTCCACATGAAGAAGGTGCCGCTGGCTCCCGACGTGAACCCGCGCACCATCGCGCGCGGCACGCCCGGCTTCTCGGGTGCTGATCTCGCCAACCTCGTCAACGAAGCAGCCCTGCTTGCGGCGCGCCGCAAGAAGCGCCTCGTCGCAATGCAGGAATTCGAGGACGCCAAGGACAAGGTCATGATGGGCGCCGAGCGCAAATCCATGGTCATGGACGAGGACGAGAAGAAGATGACCGCCTATCACGAGGCAGGCCACGCGCTGGTCTCCTTGAACGAGCCGGCATCGGACCCGATCCACAAGGCGACCATCATTCCGCGCGGCCGTGCGCTGGGCATGGTGATGCGCCTGCCGGAACGCGACAATTACTCGTACCACCGCGACAAGATGCACGCGAACCTCGCAGTCGCCATGGGCGGCCGCGTTGCGGAAGAAATCATCTTCGGCCACGACAAGGTCTCGAGCGGGGCGAGCGGCGACATCCAGTATGCCACTGACCTGGCGAAGAACATGGTCACCAAGTGGGGCATGTCCGACAAGCTTGGTCCGCTGATGTATGAGGAAAGCCAGGAAGGCTATCTCGGCATGGGCCAGACGGCGCGGACCATGGCCGGTGCGGAAACCAACAAGATGATCGACGCCGAGATCAAGGAATTGGTCGAGGGCGGCCTCAAGCGCGCGCAGGAAGTCCTGACCGCACAGGAGGACAAGCTCCACCTACTCGCCCAGGCACTGCTTGAGTACGAGACGCTGACTGGCGAAGAGATCGACCGGCTGATGAAGGACGGCAAGATCGACCGCCCCGACGAGCCCAAGGGCCCTGTCGCCGTGCGTCCGGCGGGCAGCTCGACTGTTCCCAAGGCAGGCAAGAAGTTCGGCGGTTCGGGCGACGGAGCCCCTGCAGGGGCCTGA
- a CDS encoding UPF0262 family protein, which translates to MTESAPLSGDQRIAKIELDEETIIWRNADIEQERRIAIFDLIEENTFKPVRAAERGANGPYHLRLAVRDGRLLLTIADTDDEVLEELLLGLARFRRPIREYFAICDSYYQAIRKATPGEIETIDMARRGIHNRAAELLLERLDGKVETDFATARRLFTLICVLHIKG; encoded by the coding sequence ATGACCGAATCCGCACCCCTCTCCGGCGACCAGCGCATTGCGAAGATCGAGCTCGACGAGGAGACGATCATCTGGCGCAATGCCGATATCGAACAGGAACGGCGCATCGCCATCTTCGACCTGATCGAGGAGAACACGTTCAAGCCGGTGCGCGCGGCAGAGCGCGGCGCCAACGGTCCCTATCACCTGCGTCTCGCGGTTCGCGACGGGCGGCTTTTGCTCACGATTGCCGACACGGACGACGAAGTGCTCGAGGAATTGTTGCTCGGCCTTGCGCGTTTCCGCCGTCCGATCCGCGAATATTTCGCGATCTGCGACAGCTATTACCAGGCAATCCGCAAGGCGACGCCGGGCGAGATCGAGACGATCGACATGGCCCGCCGCGGCATTCACAACCGTGCCGCCGAACTCCTGCTGGAACGGCTGGATGGCAAGGTCGAAACCGATTTCGCGACCGCGCGCCGCCTCTTCACGCTGATCTGCGTGCTCCATATCAAGGGCTGA
- a CDS encoding replicative DNA helicase translates to MADTDLLFPATDSTPAKDVQGQTLPSNVEAEAAFLGAVLIDNQVVQELNTPLQPHHFFEPVHQRIYERIHKLIDRNSVATPVTLKPYFESDEALKQLGGVTYLAQLTADGQGLLATGKLAEQIYDLALLRELVSVGRNLVEGALDTSDEVAPMDRISQAEADLYKVAEGATTGSEAQDFRTAALGALKMVEAAINSGGKFSGKTTGLETVNDKTSGLHNSDLIILAGRPGMGKTSLATNIAFNAARRLMDDKKIGIEGEESPGAATAFFSLEMSADQLATRILAETAEISSEKLRSGKLSKEEFQRLSFASQELNELPLYIDDTPGLTIGALRTRARRLKRRHDIGLVIVDYLQLLQGSGRANDNRVNEISEISRGLKTLAKELHVPVIALSQLSRAVEQREDKRPQLSDLRESGSIEQDADMVWFIFRGEYYHNALKPDTPDETSSEDVRQKYADWEARHLELVNRATLIVAKQRHGSTGNVPLLFQSEFTKFTSPEMRGGYEDYE, encoded by the coding sequence ATGGCCGACACCGATCTCCTTTTCCCCGCCACTGATTCGACCCCTGCCAAGGACGTGCAGGGCCAGACCCTGCCCAGTAACGTCGAGGCAGAGGCTGCTTTCCTTGGCGCGGTGCTGATCGACAACCAGGTCGTGCAGGAGCTCAACACCCCGCTCCAGCCGCATCATTTCTTCGAACCGGTGCACCAGCGCATCTACGAGCGCATCCACAAGCTGATCGACCGCAACTCGGTCGCAACGCCGGTGACGCTGAAGCCCTATTTCGAAAGCGACGAGGCCCTGAAGCAGCTCGGCGGGGTGACCTATCTCGCGCAGCTGACCGCCGACGGACAGGGACTTCTCGCGACCGGCAAGCTGGCCGAGCAGATCTACGACCTCGCCCTGCTGCGCGAACTCGTCAGCGTCGGCCGCAACCTTGTCGAAGGCGCGCTCGATACGTCCGACGAAGTCGCGCCGATGGACCGCATCAGCCAGGCCGAGGCAGACCTTTACAAGGTGGCCGAGGGCGCAACGACGGGCAGCGAGGCGCAGGACTTCCGCACCGCCGCACTCGGCGCGTTGAAGATGGTCGAGGCCGCGATCAATTCGGGCGGCAAGTTCTCAGGAAAAACGACTGGCCTCGAGACGGTCAACGACAAGACCAGCGGCCTCCACAATTCCGACCTCATCATCCTCGCCGGCCGTCCGGGCATGGGTAAGACCTCGCTTGCGACCAACATCGCCTTCAACGCGGCGCGCCGCCTGATGGACGACAAGAAGATCGGTATCGAGGGCGAGGAATCGCCGGGTGCAGCCACCGCATTCTTCAGCCTCGAAATGAGCGCCGACCAGCTGGCCACGCGTATCCTTGCCGAGACCGCGGAGATTTCCTCGGAGAAGCTGCGTTCGGGCAAGCTGTCGAAGGAAGAATTCCAGCGCCTGTCCTTTGCCAGCCAGGAACTGAACGAGCTCCCGCTTTATATCGACGACACCCCCGGTCTCACCATCGGTGCGCTGCGCACCCGCGCACGACGGTTGAAGCGCCGCCACGATATCGGCCTCGTCATCGTCGACTATTTGCAGCTGCTCCAGGGTTCGGGGCGCGCTAACGACAACCGCGTCAACGAAATCTCGGAGATCAGCCGTGGTCTCAAGACGCTCGCCAAGGAACTGCATGTGCCGGTTATTGCGCTTTCGCAGCTCAGCCGTGCGGTGGAGCAGCGCGAGGACAAGCGCCCGCAGCTTTCCGACCTGCGCGAATCCGGCTCGATCGAGCAGGACGCCGACATGGTCTGGTTCATCTTCCGCGGCGAATATTACCACAATGCCCTGAAGCCCGACACGCCGGACGAGACCAGCAGCGAGGACGTGCGCCAGAAATATGCCGACTGGGAAGCGCGCCACCTGGAGCTGGTCAACCGCGCCACGCTGATCGTCGCCAAGCAGCGTCACGGCTCGACCGGCAATGTCCCGCTCCTGTTCCAGAGCGAGTTCACCAAGTTCACCTCGCCCGAAATGCGCGGTGGCTACGAAGATTACGAATAG
- a CDS encoding TetR/AcrR family transcriptional regulator, whose protein sequence is MKRAGRPADKAKREAILDAAGRAFFQSGFAATSIEQVAADAGVSKVTVYNHFGDKRGLFAAAVELECEKMRGQFQAAPDLRGTLRQRMTAVGEAMMAFLSRPEMVQFERRIAAETEHEPEIGAAFLASGPHRMKAAFAGLMRAMVEAGEVEIDDVELAVEQFASMCKGMGDLERRFGHPVDPVRDRQRIEGAVEVFCRAYAVDECDRD, encoded by the coding sequence GTGAAGAGGGCTGGAAGGCCGGCAGACAAGGCCAAGCGCGAGGCGATCCTCGACGCGGCCGGTCGTGCCTTCTTCCAATCGGGATTCGCGGCAACTTCGATCGAGCAGGTCGCGGCCGATGCCGGCGTGTCCAAGGTCACCGTGTACAACCACTTCGGCGACAAACGCGGCCTGTTTGCCGCCGCAGTGGAACTCGAATGCGAAAAGATGCGCGGTCAGTTCCAGGCAGCGCCGGACCTGCGCGGGACGCTGCGCCAGCGGATGACCGCGGTGGGCGAGGCGATGATGGCCTTCCTGTCGCGCCCCGAAATGGTCCAGTTCGAACGCCGTATCGCTGCGGAAACCGAACATGAGCCGGAGATCGGCGCCGCTTTCCTCGCCTCGGGGCCGCACCGGATGAAGGCGGCCTTTGCCGGCCTCATGCGGGCAATGGTCGAGGCGGGCGAGGTCGAGATCGACGATGTCGAGCTCGCGGTCGAACAGTTCGCCAGCATGTGCAAGGGAATGGGCGACCTGGAACGGCGTTTCGGCCATCCTGTCGACCCGGTTCGCGACCGCCAGCGCATCGAAGGTGCGGTCGAGGTGTTCTGCCGGGCCTACGCAGTCGATGAGTGTGATCGCGATTAG
- a CDS encoding ABC transporter permease has protein sequence MIWIAIRMLTGDPQKFFGLVFGIAFSTLLITQQLTIFVNLLERGASGVYNVSSADVWVMDPVSRTTDVAYAMPSTALDKVRGVPGVEWAVPHIRAQASVRTKDGDLEGVAVIGVDDATLIGLPKNMVEGSIDVLSQPDSVIIDDVGTTRMFPGQSPIGERLELNDQRAVIRGIADAVPSFTSTVVLYTKYSQALNYVPGTRNRLSFVLVGAENPAEAKALSERIERDTGLKAQTREEFARDGVDFIIENTGIPINFGITVALGFIVGVAIVGLTFSLFIRDNIKQFGALKAIGVTNSKIRSMVAAQAGLVGLIGYGLGVLGTVGFIQAFSANPQFKGFYIPWQIPIISLVAVALILALTGWLALRRVLKTEPAAVFR, from the coding sequence ATGATCTGGATAGCCATCCGCATGCTGACAGGCGATCCGCAGAAGTTCTTCGGGCTCGTGTTCGGCATCGCGTTCTCGACCCTGCTCATCACCCAGCAGCTGACGATCTTCGTCAACCTCCTCGAACGCGGCGCCAGCGGCGTCTACAATGTCTCGAGCGCAGATGTCTGGGTCATGGACCCGGTCAGCCGCACGACCGATGTCGCCTATGCCATGCCCTCCACCGCGCTCGACAAGGTGCGCGGGGTTCCCGGGGTGGAGTGGGCGGTCCCGCATATCCGCGCGCAGGCTTCGGTACGGACCAAGGACGGCGATCTGGAAGGCGTGGCCGTGATCGGTGTGGACGATGCGACGCTGATCGGACTGCCCAAGAACATGGTCGAAGGCTCGATCGACGTCCTCTCGCAGCCCGACAGCGTGATCATCGACGATGTCGGCACGACGCGCATGTTCCCGGGCCAGTCGCCCATCGGCGAGCGGCTGGAACTGAACGACCAGCGCGCGGTCATTCGCGGGATTGCCGATGCCGTCCCCAGCTTCACTAGCACCGTGGTGCTCTATACGAAGTACAGCCAGGCGCTGAACTACGTGCCGGGCACGCGCAACCGCCTGTCTTTCGTCCTAGTCGGCGCGGAAAATCCGGCGGAAGCAAAGGCGCTGTCCGAACGCATCGAGCGAGACACCGGCCTCAAGGCACAGACGCGCGAGGAATTCGCCCGCGACGGGGTCGATTTCATCATCGAGAATACCGGCATTCCCATCAATTTCGGGATCACCGTGGCCCTCGGCTTCATTGTTGGCGTTGCCATCGTCGGCCTGACCTTCAGCCTCTTCATTCGCGACAACATCAAGCAATTCGGCGCACTGAAAGCCATCGGCGTGACCAATTCCAAGATCCGCTCCATGGTTGCCGCGCAAGCCGGTCTGGTCGGCCTCATAGGCTACGGCCTGGGTGTCTTGGGGACGGTCGGCTTCATTCAGGCTTTCTCCGCAAACCCGCAATTCAAGGGCTTTTACATTCCCTGGCAGATCCCGATTATCAGCCTCGTCGCCGTCGCCCTGATCCTGGCGCTGACCGGCTGGCTAGCGCTGCGCAGAGTGCTCAAGACCGAACCTGCGGCGGTGTTCCGGTGA
- a CDS encoding ABC transporter ATP-binding protein → MTRDFKAGQQTITVLHGIDLDVKAGELTFLVGESGSGKTTLISIMCGILWPTLGEVKVFGTDIYDLSDDELVDFRLNNIGFIFQQYNLIPSIDAASNAAVPLIAQGMDRHDAREKAVAMLEKLNIGDQADKLPNQLSGGQQQRVAIARALVHEPRLVVCDEPTAALDAASGRRVMDLLREVAVAKDRACIIVTHDNRIFDMADRILVLEDGKVKHDGTDMPEDH, encoded by the coding sequence GTGACGCGCGATTTCAAGGCGGGCCAGCAGACGATCACCGTGCTGCACGGGATTGATCTCGACGTGAAGGCGGGCGAACTCACCTTCCTCGTCGGCGAAAGCGGATCGGGCAAGACGACGCTCATTTCGATCATGTGCGGCATCCTCTGGCCGACCTTGGGCGAGGTGAAGGTCTTCGGCACCGACATCTACGACCTGTCCGATGATGAGCTGGTCGACTTCCGGCTGAACAACATCGGCTTCATCTTCCAGCAGTACAATCTGATCCCCTCGATCGATGCCGCCAGCAACGCTGCCGTGCCTCTAATCGCGCAGGGGATGGACCGGCACGATGCGCGCGAAAAAGCCGTCGCCATGCTGGAGAAACTCAACATCGGCGACCAGGCCGACAAGCTGCCGAACCAGCTTTCGGGCGGGCAGCAGCAGCGCGTCGCCATTGCGCGTGCTCTGGTGCACGAACCGCGTCTCGTCGTCTGCGACGAGCCGACCGCGGCGCTCGATGCCGCCTCGGGCCGCCGCGTGATGGACCTGCTGCGCGAAGTCGCCGTCGCCAAGGACCGCGCCTGCATCATCGTCACCCACGACAACCGCATTTTCGACATGGCCGACCGTATCCTCGTGCTCGAGGACGGGAAAGTAAAGCATGACGGCACCGACATGCCGGAGGACCACTGA
- the rpoZ gene encoding DNA-directed RNA polymerase subunit omega: protein MARVTVEDCVDKVPNRFDLVLLAAQRAREISGGAEITLDRDRDKNPVVALREIAEQTVKPKDLKEAAVTNLQKILPDDDDEMDEVGSLSQSAEALRITASAPTRSTSIGADYEG, encoded by the coding sequence ATGGCGCGCGTTACCGTCGAAGATTGCGTAGACAAGGTTCCCAACCGTTTCGATCTCGTCCTGCTGGCCGCCCAGCGGGCACGTGAAATTTCGGGCGGTGCGGAAATCACGCTCGACCGTGACCGCGACAAGAACCCCGTCGTCGCGCTCCGCGAAATCGCGGAACAGACGGTCAAGCCGAAGGATCTCAAGGAAGCTGCAGTCACCAACCTGCAGAAGATCCTTCCGGACGACGATGACGAGATGGATGAAGTCGGCTCGCTGAGCCAGTCGGCCGAAGCGCTGCGCATCACCGCATCGGCACCGACCCGCTCGACCTCGATCGGGGCAGACTACGAAGGCTGA
- a CDS encoding DUF3667 domain-containing protein yields MSDIGDAIGTAVEGGLFAKAIDGRGKNGTPLEKGHFAEGTCLNCGTALVGPHCHECGQQAHLHRTLGAFLHDLLHGALHFEGRTWKTLPKLVFKPGELTRRYIDGERARFVSPMALFLFVIFLMFAVFQLAGISTPTDLRADSPVEVKNSIDRVKVEAGKALRTSKAELAAMSADDPGRAELEAEIAEAEEAYQAIETTQSFALGNSIGKSMKEGTGIAWLDKGIEKWRSNPTLMLYKLQTNFYKFSWLLIPLSIPFVWLLFAWRRKFKAYDHAIFVTYSLSFMTLLILTITLAGLAGVPEGFIVLASILVPPIHIYKHLRGAYGLSRFSAFWRLGVLTLFIMIVLTIFLQLLLLLGAF; encoded by the coding sequence GTGAGCGATATCGGCGATGCAATCGGAACGGCGGTCGAAGGCGGTCTTTTCGCCAAGGCCATCGACGGCCGCGGCAAGAACGGAACCCCGCTCGAAAAGGGCCACTTCGCCGAAGGGACTTGCCTCAATTGCGGTACCGCGCTTGTCGGCCCGCACTGCCATGAATGTGGCCAGCAGGCGCATCTCCACCGCACGCTCGGCGCTTTCCTGCACGACCTGCTCCACGGCGCGCTGCATTTCGAAGGCCGCACGTGGAAGACGCTGCCCAAGCTTGTGTTCAAGCCCGGAGAACTGACCCGCCGCTATATCGATGGCGAGCGTGCGCGCTTCGTGTCTCCCATGGCGCTGTTCCTCTTCGTGATTTTCCTGATGTTCGCCGTCTTCCAGTTGGCGGGGATTTCCACGCCGACCGACCTGCGCGCCGATAGCCCGGTAGAGGTCAAAAACTCGATCGACCGGGTCAAGGTAGAGGCCGGGAAGGCGCTGAGAACATCGAAGGCGGAACTGGCGGCCATGTCGGCCGACGATCCCGGGCGCGCCGAACTGGAGGCGGAAATCGCCGAGGCGGAAGAGGCCTACCAGGCGATCGAGACCACCCAGTCCTTTGCCCTGGGTAACTCGATCGGCAAATCGATGAAGGAAGGCACCGGTATCGCCTGGTTGGACAAGGGCATAGAGAAGTGGCGCTCGAACCCTACGCTGATGCTCTACAAACTGCAGACGAATTTCTACAAGTTCAGCTGGCTGCTGATACCCTTGTCGATACCCTTCGTGTGGCTGCTCTTCGCATGGCGACGCAAGTTCAAGGCTTATGACCACGCGATTTTCGTGACCTATTCGTTGAGCTTCATGACCTTGCTCATCCTCACGATCACGCTCGCGGGGCTTGCCGGTGTGCCCGAAGGTTTCATCGTCCTCGCGTCGATACTGGTCCCGCCGATCCACATCTACAAGCACTTGCGCGGGGCTTATGGGCTCTCGCGATTCTCGGCCTTCTGGCGCCTCGGCGTGCTGACGCTGTTCATCATGATCGTACTCACGATCTTCCTCCAGCTATTGCTGCTGCTCGGCGCCTTCTGA
- a CDS encoding sterol desaturase family protein yields the protein MAQTQTATIGLAAAGPPCEKPDMDAIGTSAELYALGAMAGVFALFAGIELLVPARSTPRGKRWVTNLALFAIDTLAVRLLVPLLMVGAAALAQDRGWGLFNQVEIPQWAGIIAAIVAMDLALFFQHWATHRIPLLWRLHKVHHSDPAFDVTTAARFHPIEIMASMVFKMAVVVALGLPVWGVFLFELVFNLATLFTHANFALPKGLETPVRAVLVTPDMHRIHHSAIERETNSNYGTLLSGWDRLFGTYVGKGQGKLTIGLEEYQDKRPHALGWSLLLPFRK from the coding sequence ATGGCGCAGACGCAAACCGCCACGATTGGACTTGCAGCAGCTGGGCCGCCTTGCGAAAAGCCCGACATGGACGCCATCGGCACTTCGGCTGAGTTATACGCCCTTGGCGCAATGGCGGGCGTGTTCGCCCTGTTTGCAGGTATCGAACTCCTCGTACCGGCAAGGAGCACGCCGCGCGGCAAGCGGTGGGTGACCAATCTGGCGCTCTTCGCCATCGACACGCTGGCTGTGCGCCTGCTGGTCCCGCTGCTGATGGTCGGTGCAGCCGCCCTGGCGCAAGATCGCGGCTGGGGCCTCTTTAACCAGGTCGAGATCCCGCAATGGGCCGGTATCATCGCAGCGATCGTCGCGATGGACCTTGCGCTTTTTTTCCAGCACTGGGCGACCCACCGGATCCCGCTGCTCTGGCGGTTGCACAAGGTCCATCATTCCGATCCCGCCTTCGACGTGACGACCGCGGCGCGTTTCCACCCCATCGAGATCATGGCGAGCATGGTGTTCAAGATGGCAGTCGTGGTCGCGCTGGGCCTGCCGGTCTGGGGCGTTTTCCTGTTCGAGCTGGTCTTCAACCTCGCCACGCTTTTCACCCATGCGAACTTCGCGCTGCCCAAGGGGCTGGAAACGCCGGTTCGCGCCGTGCTGGTGACGCCCGACATGCACCGCATCCACCACTCGGCGATCGAACGCGAGACGAACAGCAATTACGGCACGCTGCTGTCTGGCTGGGATCGCCTCTTCGGCACTTACGTGGGCAAGGGGCAGGGCAAGCTCACGATCGGGCTCGAGGAATACCAGGACAAGCGCCCCCATGCGCTGGGCTGGAGCCTGCTGCTTCCGTTTCGCAAATAA
- a CDS encoding phospholipase D-like domain-containing protein, translating to MGEPATQAEPVAFRDPPPFSVEAQGQSLTFYPAGDDRRKALMALVRSAQRTLDVCFYIFAEDDVSTELRDALCDAASRGVEVTLIIDRFGASATEKFLQPLVDCGGRCLYFSPRWSMRYLIRNHQKMVIADRERAMFGGFNIEDDYFAPPERNGWNDLAIHIEGDGVEGLNDWFAKLRAWTEDGRAHFRAITKTVRNWEWKSGSGRARWLVGGPTRGLSTWARRISQDMKEGSRLDIFMAYFSPPYTLLKRIAGVARQGETRLLMAAKSDNGATIGATRSLYKYLLKRGAKIWEFSPCKLHTKLLVLDDAVYMGSANFDMRSLYINLEIMLRIEDKALADKMREFVTQHIEASEEITLEKHRKRATLWNRFRWSLGWLLVSVIDYTVTRRTNLGI from the coding sequence ATGGGAGAGCCAGCCACTCAAGCCGAACCGGTCGCGTTTCGCGATCCCCCGCCCTTTTCGGTGGAGGCCCAGGGCCAGTCGCTCACCTTCTATCCGGCAGGCGATGACCGGCGCAAGGCGCTGATGGCGCTGGTCCGCTCTGCGCAGCGCACGCTCGATGTCTGCTTCTACATTTTTGCCGAAGACGATGTGTCGACCGAACTGCGCGATGCGCTGTGCGATGCGGCCTCGCGCGGTGTCGAAGTCACGCTGATCATCGACCGCTTCGGCGCCTCGGCGACAGAGAAATTCCTCCAGCCGCTCGTGGATTGTGGAGGGCGCTGTCTCTACTTCAGCCCGCGCTGGTCGATGCGCTACCTCATTCGCAACCACCAGAAGATGGTCATTGCCGATCGCGAGCGGGCGATGTTCGGCGGCTTCAACATCGAGGACGATTACTTCGCGCCGCCCGAACGCAATGGCTGGAACGATCTTGCCATCCATATCGAGGGCGACGGGGTCGAGGGCCTGAACGACTGGTTCGCCAAGCTGCGCGCCTGGACCGAGGACGGTAGGGCGCATTTCCGTGCGATCACGAAAACGGTTCGCAACTGGGAATGGAAGTCCGGTTCGGGCCGCGCGCGCTGGCTGGTGGGTGGGCCAACCCGCGGGCTGTCGACCTGGGCGCGGCGTATCTCGCAGGACATGAAGGAAGGCTCGAGGCTCGATATCTTCATGGCCTACTTCTCGCCGCCCTATACCCTGCTCAAGCGGATCGCGGGCGTGGCGAGGCAGGGCGAGACGCGCCTGCTCATGGCCGCCAAGAGCGACAATGGCGCCACGATCGGCGCGACGCGCTCGCTCTACAAATACCTGCTCAAGCGCGGTGCGAAGATCTGGGAATTCTCACCCTGCAAGCTGCACACCAAGCTGCTCGTGCTGGATGATGCCGTCTACATGGGCAGCGCCAATTTCGACATGCGCAGCCTCTACATCAATCTGGAAATCATGCTAAGGATCGAGGACAAGGCGCTGGCCGACAAGATGCGCGAATTCGTCACGCAGCACATCGAGGCTTCCGAAGAGATTACGCTGGAAAAGCACCGCAAGCGGGCGACGCTGTGGAACCGGTTCCGCTGGTCGCTCGGGTGGCTGCTGGTGTCCGTGATCGACTATACCGTCACCCGGCGTACCAACCTCGGCATTTAG